From the genome of Edaphobacter dinghuensis, one region includes:
- a CDS encoding division/cell wall cluster transcriptional repressor MraZ: MFRGNHPTRVDEKGRLKLPAEFKRRVDELYGPQFYITSKDGKRAEIYPLKEWEKIEEKLAAIPSMNPAKKKFLDVTNYYGQMAEMDAQGRVLIPQLLRETAKVTGEVVVFGVQTFLEVVNHDSFKAEMEAAPMTEADQMALSEFGL; this comes from the coding sequence ATGTTTCGCGGAAATCACCCAACACGCGTTGACGAGAAAGGCAGATTAAAACTGCCTGCCGAGTTCAAGCGCCGTGTGGATGAGCTGTATGGACCGCAGTTCTATATCACCAGCAAGGATGGGAAGCGGGCTGAGATCTATCCGCTGAAGGAGTGGGAAAAGATCGAGGAGAAGCTGGCCGCGATCCCTTCCATGAACCCGGCAAAGAAGAAGTTTCTGGACGTGACGAACTACTACGGACAGATGGCAGAGATGGACGCGCAGGGCCGGGTGCTGATTCCGCAGTTGCTGCGGGAGACGGCGAAGGTGACGGGCGAGGTAGTTGTGTTCGGCGTACAGACGTTCCTTGAAGTGGTGAACCACGATTCGTTCAAGGCTGAGATGGAAGCGGCCCCGATGACGGAAGCGGATCAGATGGCGTTGTCAGAGTTTGGATTGTAG
- a CDS encoding fasciclin domain-containing protein — protein sequence MKKTILAVMAAAALAMTSFSASAQMKDPDVGGAAMSPQKTIVENALNSPIHTTLVAAVKAAGLVDTLNGPGPFTVFAPTNEAFDKLPAGTVDTLVKPENKATLTKILTYHVVPGRVSSKQLMKMIKKGNGKATLKTVQGEDITATMSDGKIMLTDAKGGMATVTTADVFQSNGVIHVIDTVLMPN from the coding sequence ATGAAGAAGACCATTCTCGCCGTTATGGCCGCAGCAGCTTTGGCTATGACCTCTTTCAGCGCATCGGCTCAGATGAAGGACCCAGATGTCGGCGGCGCTGCCATGTCTCCACAGAAGACCATCGTAGAGAACGCCCTCAACTCGCCGATTCACACCACGCTCGTCGCTGCCGTCAAGGCTGCAGGTCTGGTGGATACGCTCAACGGCCCCGGGCCCTTCACCGTCTTCGCGCCTACCAATGAAGCCTTCGACAAGCTGCCTGCGGGAACGGTCGACACCCTCGTTAAGCCGGAGAACAAGGCCACCCTCACCAAGATCCTCACCTATCACGTCGTTCCGGGCCGCGTCAGCTCAAAGCAACTGATGAAGATGATCAAAAAGGGCAATGGCAAGGCCACGCTAAAGACCGTGCAGGGTGAAGACATTACCGCCACCATGTCCGACGGCAAGATCATGCTCACCGATGCCAAGGGCGGCATGGCTACTGTCACTACAGCCGATGTCTTCCAGTCCAACGGCGTCATTCATGTCATCGACACCGTTCTTATGCCCAACTAA
- a CDS encoding SRPBCC family protein: MAAMHTFHSRQWLALPTELVFAFFANPANLPLLMPDWQQARIEEASIVAPPISPHAISTPVAGAGTRLTLSFRPFPFSPVRLQWQAEIDSFVWNSHFSDKQLRGPFDYWHHTHKVTHETRNSEDGTLLEDEIQYRLPFGRFGNLASPLIAMQLRQTFDYRHRRTLELLA; the protein is encoded by the coding sequence ATGGCTGCAATGCACACCTTTCACTCCCGGCAATGGCTCGCTCTTCCCACAGAGCTTGTCTTTGCCTTCTTTGCTAACCCGGCCAACCTTCCTCTTCTTATGCCGGATTGGCAGCAGGCTCGCATCGAAGAAGCTTCCATCGTCGCTCCGCCCATTTCGCCGCACGCTATCTCCACGCCGGTAGCTGGCGCGGGCACGCGGCTTACCTTGAGCTTCCGCCCCTTCCCTTTCTCACCTGTTCGACTGCAATGGCAAGCTGAGATCGATTCTTTCGTCTGGAACTCTCACTTCTCCGATAAGCAACTTCGTGGCCCCTTCGACTACTGGCATCACACTCACAAGGTCACACACGAGACTCGCAACAGCGAAGACGGAACGCTGCTCGAAGACGAGATTCAATACCGGCTTCCCTTTGGAAGATTCGGCAACCTGGCCTCTCCACTGATTGCCATGCAGCTCCGCCAAACCTT
- a CDS encoding DUF2127 domain-containing protein, with translation MATQSESAQRNLVTVPRHTQHKAHDRGLLLIGLFKLGKSIFFFCIGMGAIHLLHKDLGDVVMRVAVALKFDPESRFVSLLLNKVDLIDVHRLKLISLGTFAYSAVALTEGVGLVLEKVWAEYLTLILTISFLPWELYELARRPNWFRLSLLLINLAVLAYLVWLLRRKKPEASKMEM, from the coding sequence ATGGCGACGCAGAGCGAATCCGCGCAACGAAACCTGGTGACGGTGCCAAGACATACGCAGCACAAGGCGCATGATCGCGGGTTGTTGCTGATCGGGTTGTTCAAGCTGGGAAAGTCGATCTTTTTTTTCTGTATCGGCATGGGCGCGATTCATCTGCTGCACAAAGACCTTGGCGATGTGGTGATGCGCGTAGCCGTGGCGCTGAAGTTCGATCCGGAGAGCCGGTTTGTCTCCCTATTGCTGAACAAGGTTGATCTGATTGATGTGCATCGGCTCAAGCTGATCAGCTTGGGAACATTCGCTTATTCCGCGGTGGCACTGACGGAAGGCGTGGGGCTTGTATTGGAGAAGGTGTGGGCGGAATATCTCACGCTGATCCTTACTATCTCGTTTCTCCCTTGGGAGCTGTATGAACTGGCACGGCGGCCAAACTGGTTTCGGTTGAGCCTGCTGTTGATCAATCTGGCCGTGCTCGCTTACCTGGTGTGGCTGCTACGGCGAAAGAAGCCTGAAGCTTCAAAGATGGAGATGTAA